One genomic region from Oncorhynchus keta strain PuntledgeMale-10-30-2019 unplaced genomic scaffold, Oket_V2 Un_contig_7541_pilon_pilon, whole genome shotgun sequence encodes:
- the snx10b gene encoding sorting nexin-10B isoform X2 gives MEQFISVWVRDPRIQKKDFWHAHMDYEICIHTNSLCFTKKISCVRRRYRDFVWLRQKLQANSLLMVQLPELPPKNPFFNLNNAQQITERMKGLQKFLELTLESNLLLSDSCLHLFLQSELGVSQIEACASGRTHYSVSQAVLRCGCKLQRFHSQEDLLETSRKESCDSDSVR, from the exons atggaGCAGTTTATCAGTGTCTGGGTTCGGGATCCTCGGATTCAGAAGAAGGACTTTTGGCATGCCCACATGGACTATGAAATCTGTATACAT ACCAACAGTCTCTGCTTCACTAAGAAGATCTCCTGTGTGAGGAGAAGGTACCGTGACTTCGTATGGCTCCGGCAGAAACTACAGGCTAACTCCCTACTCAT GGTCCAGCTGCCTGAACTACCACCTAAGAACCCTTTCTTTAACCTGAACAACGCCCAGCAGATCACAGAGAGGATGAAGGGCCTCCAGAAGTTCCTTGAACT GACCCTGGAGAGTAATCTGCTTCTGTCAGACAGCTGTCTGCACCTCTTCCTGCAGTCGGAGCTGGGGGTGTCCCAGATAGAGGCCTGCGCCTCAGGTAGAACCCATTACTCTGTGTCCCAGGCCGTGCTGCGCTGCGGCTGCAAACTGCAACGCTTCCACTCCCAGGAGGACCTGTTAGAGACCAGCCGCAAGGAGTCCTGTGACTCGGACTCTGTTAGGTAG
- the snx10b gene encoding sorting nexin-10B isoform X1 has product MEQFISVWVRDPRIQKKDFWHAHMDYEICIHTNSLCFTKKISCVRRRYRDFVWLRQKLQANSLLMVQLPELPPKNPFFNLNNAQQITERMKGLQKFLELTLESNLLLSDSCLHLFLQSELGVSQIEACASGRTHYSVSQAVLRCGCKLQRFHSQEDLLETSRKESCDSDSVSGFVEPAPSSKDGTTSSLPETLDLSLPDRTRPNPNQEETLALSQPDRTRPNPDQEETLALSLPDRTRPNPDQEETLALSLPDRTRPNPDQEETLALSLPDRTRPNPDQEETLALSLPDRTRPNHNQEETLALSLPDRTRPNPDQEETLDLSLPDRTRPNHTRKRP; this is encoded by the exons atggaGCAGTTTATCAGTGTCTGGGTTCGGGATCCTCGGATTCAGAAGAAGGACTTTTGGCATGCCCACATGGACTATGAAATCTGTATACAT ACCAACAGTCTCTGCTTCACTAAGAAGATCTCCTGTGTGAGGAGAAGGTACCGTGACTTCGTATGGCTCCGGCAGAAACTACAGGCTAACTCCCTACTCAT GGTCCAGCTGCCTGAACTACCACCTAAGAACCCTTTCTTTAACCTGAACAACGCCCAGCAGATCACAGAGAGGATGAAGGGCCTCCAGAAGTTCCTTGAACT GACCCTGGAGAGTAATCTGCTTCTGTCAGACAGCTGTCTGCACCTCTTCCTGCAGTCGGAGCTGGGGGTGTCCCAGATAGAGGCCTGCGCCTCAGGTAGAACCCATTACTCTGTGTCCCAGGCCGTGCTGCGCTGCGGCTGCAAACTGCAACGCTTCCACTCCCAGGAGGACCTGTTAGAGACCAGCCGCAAGGAGTCCTGTGACTCGGACTCTGTTAG TGGGTTTGTGGAGCCGGCGCCCAGCAGTAAAGATGGAACTACTTCCTCACTCCCAGAGACCCTAGATCTGTCTCTACCTGATAGGACCAGACCTAACCCCAACCAGGAAGAGACCCTAGCTCTGTCTCAACCTGATAGGACCAGACCTAACCCCGACCAGGAAGAGACCCtagctctgtctctacctgatAGGACCAGACCTAACCCCGACCAGGAAGAGACCCtagctctgtctctacctgatAGGACCAGACCTAACCCCGACCAGGAAGAGACCCtagctctgtctctacctgatAGGACCAGACCTAACCCCGACCAGGAAGAGACCCtagctctgtctctacctgatAGGACCAGACCTAACCACAACCAGGAAGAGACCCtagctctgtctctacctgatAGGACCAGACCTAACCCCGACCAGGAAGAGACCCTAGATCTGTCTCTACCTGATAGGACCAGACCTAACCACACCAGGAAGAGACCCtag